TCTCGCGCTCCGTGCCGCTCTTGGGCACGCGGCGGCCGTCGATGTACTCGGTCTCGGCCACGCGCAGCGCGCGGACCTCGCCGACGTCGTTGGACAGGAACTCCACGGTCGACGCGAGGAACATCCGCTCCCCACCCTCCTCGTGAGCCGAGGCCACCTCGAAGATCGTCGGCATCATCGGCCAGGGCTGATGATCCGGCCGCGTCTCGCTCGGCTGCTTGCCGATGGCGAGGTTGGTCACGCTCAGGGCGCCCTGGCGGTGCGCGGTGCCGATGCAGTCGGCCCCGGTGTCGCCGCCGCCGATGACGATGACGTGCTTGCCCTCGGCGGTGATCTGGCCGGGGACGGAGTCGCCGGCCACCGCGTGGTTCGACTCGACGAGGTACTCCATCGCGAAGTGCACGCCGTCGAGGTCGCGACCGGGGATCGGCAGGTCGCGCGGGACGGTGGCGCCGGTGGCGATCACGACCGCGTCGTACCGGGCGCGCAGGTCGGCCCACGAGATGTCCTTGCCGATCTCGACGCCGGCGCGGAAGCGCGTGCCCTCCTCCTGCATCTGGCGGAGGCGGGCCTCGAGCTGGCTCTTCTCCATCTTGAAGTCCGGGATGCCGTAGCGGAGCAGGCCGCCGATGCGGTCGTCGCGCTCGAACACGGCGACGGTGTGCCCCGCCCGGGTCAGCTGCTGGGCGGCCGCGAGACCGGCGGGACCCGAGCCCACGACGGCCACGGTCTTGCCCGTCAGACGCTCCGGCGGCTCCGGCTCGACCCAGCCCTTGGCGAACGCCTCGTCGATGATGGAGACCTCGACCTGCTTGATCGTGACGGCGGGCTGGTTGATGCCGAGCACGCAAGAGCTCTCGCACGGGGCAGGGCAGAGCCGCCCGGTGAACTCCGGGAAGTTGTTCGTCGCGTGCAGGCGCTCGATCGCCGCGCGACCCTCCCCGCGCCAGGTGAGGTCGTTCCATTCCGGGATGAGGTTGCCCAGCGGGCAGCCGGAGTGGCAGAACGGCACACCGCAATCCATGCAGCGGCCGGCCTGACGACGCAGCACGGCCTTGTCACCGGGCTCGTACACCTCTTTCCAGTCCATGATCCGGACAGGGACGGGGCGGCGAGCGGGAAGTTCCCGCTCGGTCACCTTCAGAAAGCCTTTGGGGTCAGCCACCGGTCACCTCCAGGATGCGGTTCCAGACGATGTCGCCGTCGGGGTCGATCCCCTCGGCCAGTGCCTCCTCGCGCATGCTGCGCACGGCAGCGTAGTCCCGCGGGAGCACCTTCACGAACTCCGCCGCGCTCGCGTCGAAGTCCTCCAGCAGAGCGGCGGCACGCGGAGACGCCGTGCGCTCCACGTGTTCCACGAGCAGGCCGCGGAGCACTTCGAGGTCGGCGCGGTCCAGCGGCTCGAGCCGGAGCTCGCCGCTGCCGAGCGACTGCGCGTTGACCTTGCCGGTGTCCAGGGCGTGCACGTAGGCCACTCCCCCGGACATCCCGGCGCCGAAGTTCCGGCCGGTCGACCCGAGGATGACCGCGAGGCCACCGGTCATGTACTCGAGAGCGTGGTCGCCGACGCCCTCGACCACAGCGGTCGCGCCGGAGTTGCGGACGAGGAAGCGCTCGCCCACCACGCCCGAGATGAACATGGTCCCCGATGTGGCGCCGTAGCCGATCACGTTGCCCGCGATGACGTTCTCGTGCGGGGCGATCGCGGAGCCGCGCGGCGGCCGGATCGTGATGTCCCCACCAGAGAGGCCCTTGCCCACGTAATCGTTGGCGTCGCCCTCCAGCCGGAGGATGATCCCCGGCGGCAGGAACGCGCCGAGCGACTGCCCCGCGGTGCCGGTGAGGGTGACGTCGATCGTCTCCTTCGGCAGGCCGGTGGCGCCGTGACGCGAGGTCACCTGATGCCCGAGCATCGTGCCGACCGCGCGCTCCGTGTTGGCGATCGGAAGCTCCACCACGACGGGGTCGCCGTTCAGCAGCGCCGCCTTCGCGATGTCGATGAGCTGCACGTCGAAGTGCTTGTCGAGCTCGTGGTCCTGGGCGCGCCCGCTGCGACGCGGTTCGCCGGCCGGGAACGCCGGGCCCTCCAGCACGGGGCTGAGGTCGAGCCCTTCGGCCTTCCAGTGCGCGATCGCCGCGTTGGTCTCCAGCAGCTCGGTGCGGCCCACGATCTCGTCGATCGAGCGGTAGCCGAGCTCCGCGAGCAGCTCGCGCACCTCCTCCGCGATGAACTCCATGAAGTTGACGACGAACTCGGGCTTGCCAGTGAAGCGGTCGCGCAGGACGGGGTTCTGCGTCGCGACGCCCACCGGGCAGGTGTCGAGGTGGCAGACGCGCATCATGATGCAGCCGCTGACGACGAGGGGCGCGGTGGCGAAGCCGAACTCCTCGGCACCGAGCAGGGCGCCGATGATGACATCTCGACCGGTCTTGAGCTGACCGTCGACCTGCACGACCACGCGGTCGCGCATGCCGTTGAGCATGAGCGTCTGCTGCGTCTCGGCGAGGCCGAGCTCCCACGGTGTTCCGGCGTGCTTCAGCGAGTTCAGCGGGCTCGCGCCCGTGCCGCCGTCGTGACCGGACACGAGGATGACGTCGCTGAGCGCCTTGGCGACACCGGCCGAGACCGCGCCGATGCCGGACTGGCTGACGAGCTTCGTGTGGATGCGCGCCTCGGGGTTCGCCCGCTTCAGGTCGAAGATGAGCTGCTTGAGGTCTTCGATCGAGTAGATGTCGTGATGCGGAGGCGGCGAGATGAGCCCGACGCCCGCCGTGGCGTGTCGGGTGCGCGCGACCCACGGGTACACCTTGGTCGGCGGGAGCTGACCGCCCTCACCGGGCTTGGCACCCTGGGCGAGCTTGATCTGGATGTCGTCGGCCTCGGTGAGGTAGAGGCTCGTGACACCGAACCGGCCGGACGCCACCTGCTTGATGGCGCTGCGCCGTTCGGGATCGACGAGCCGGTCAGGGTCCTCCCCGCCCTCGCCCGTGTTCGACTTGCCGCCGATGCGGTTCATCGCGACGGCGAGGGTCTCGTGCGCCTCCTTGGAGATGGAGCCGTAGCTCATCGCGCCGGTGGAGAAGCGCTTGACGATGGCGGAGACGGGCTCGACCTCGTCCAGCGGCACGGGCTTGCGCGTCCCGGTCCGCAGCGAGAAGAGGCCGCGCAGGGTCTTCAGCTCGGCCGCCTGGTCGTCGACGAGCTTGGTGTACTCGCGGAAGATGTCGTAGCGGCGGGTCCGCGTGGAGTGCTGCAGCTTGAACACCGTCTCCGGGTTGAAGAGGTGCGGAGAGCCGTCGCGACGCCACTGGTACTC
This genomic stretch from Microbacterium sp. Nx66 harbors:
- a CDS encoding glutamate synthase subunit beta gives rise to the protein MADPKGFLKVTERELPARRPVPVRIMDWKEVYEPGDKAVLRRQAGRCMDCGVPFCHSGCPLGNLIPEWNDLTWRGEGRAAIERLHATNNFPEFTGRLCPAPCESSCVLGINQPAVTIKQVEVSIIDEAFAKGWVEPEPPERLTGKTVAVVGSGPAGLAAAQQLTRAGHTVAVFERDDRIGGLLRYGIPDFKMEKSQLEARLRQMQEEGTRFRAGVEIGKDISWADLRARYDAVVIATGATVPRDLPIPGRDLDGVHFAMEYLVESNHAVAGDSVPGQITAEGKHVIVIGGGDTGADCIGTAHRQGALSVTNLAIGKQPSETRPDHQPWPMMPTIFEVASAHEEGGERMFLASTVEFLSNDVGEVRALRVAETEYIDGRRVPKSGTEREIPADLVLIAMGFTGPEQDGYTEDTRPEVTERGAFRRAASYESSIPGVFVAGDAGRGQSLIVWAIAEGRAAAANVDRFLMGTTVLPEPVRPSDVAIGLQPA